A region of the Arachis hypogaea cultivar Tifrunner chromosome 15, arahy.Tifrunner.gnm2.J5K5, whole genome shotgun sequence genome:
CAAAAGAAAGAACAGAGGTGGCGGCAAATCAGTGGATTTGGGATCGCTGAATTGGGTGAATCTAATTCCACAGTAATCACTAATTAACGTGTTATGCAGCTCTGGCATCAACACGCGTCATCTCAATCCAACGCACAAAATTGCGTCTCTTTCTCTTATCAAGTTGGAATCTTGCTCCCTTCTTTTCCTCTCGTTCTTCCTTTCTCTATATATTAGCACCCCAACCCTGTCGGTGTTCATGTGCGTCCCTGCTTAATCCTCGCTCTAACGCTCGATCTTTGACTCTCTTCCCATTCAAACAACCGATTCCTCAAGACCCATTTCTCCATCCGAGTCCAACAACACTTGTCTGCTACCTCCTGGTACTCTCTCTTTCCATTTCATTtcggatttgatttgatttccctttttctcatgctGCATTCAagtttggatatttttttaaataaggatTTGTAATGATATGAGGGAATGCTGGGTAATTGACTAGCTTACTTGACATTATTATAGCAATTGGGTTTTAAAAAATGTTGGATTTTggatttgtttttgttctctgttcttctGTGCAGCCCATGTGTTTGATGTTTTGATTGTGATTAAATTGTGTTGCGGTGTGGACAGGGAAATCCATTGATCATTTGGTGAGACATGAGTTTGAGTAATGGCAAGATTCACCCAGCAAATGGTGCTTCTGATGAGAAGGAGAAGCCCTTCAAGATCTTTGTAGGGTATGATCCAAAAGAAGACATTGCCTATCAGGTATGCCGCCACTCAATCTTGAAAAGGTCTTCAATCCCCGTTGAGATCATCCCAATTAAGCAATCAGATCTGAGAAAGAGTGGCTTGTATTGGCGTGAGAGAGGCCAATTTGAGAGCACAGAGTTCTCCTTTTCAAGATTCTTGACTCCTTGTTTGGCCAattatcaaggttgggccatgTTTGTGGATTGTGATTTCCTCTACTTAACAGATATTAAGGAATTAAGGGACTTGATTCAGGATAAGTATGCCATCATGTGTGTTCAGCATGATTATGCTCCAAAAGAGACCACAAAGATGGATGGGGCAGTGCAAACTGTGTATCCAAGGAAGAATTGGTCTTCAATGGTGTTATACAATTGTGGCCATCCCAAGAACAGTGTTCTAACTCCTGAAACTGTTAATTCACAGACTGGTGCTTACCTTCACAGGTTTCAGTGGCTTGAGGATGATGAAATTGGTTCAATCCCATTTGTTTGGAACTTTCTTGAAGGGCATAACAAGGTTGTTGAGAATGATGCAACCACTAAGCCAAAGGCAATCCATTACACTCGTGGAGGGCCATGGTTTGAAGCATGGAAGCATTGTGAATTTGCT
Encoded here:
- the LOC112749830 gene encoding protein CDI; this encodes MSLSNGKIHPANGASDEKEKPFKIFVGYDPKEDIAYQVCRHSILKRSSIPVEIIPIKQSDLRKSGLYWRERGQFESTEFSFSRFLTPCLANYQGWAMFVDCDFLYLTDIKELRDLIQDKYAIMCVQHDYAPKETTKMDGAVQTVYPRKNWSSMVLYNCGHPKNSVLTPETVNSQTGAYLHRFQWLEDDEIGSIPFVWNFLEGHNKVVENDATTKPKAIHYTRGGPWFEAWKHCEFADLWLNEMEEYLKEAKKENTN